The Mucilaginibacter sp. PAMB04168 genome contains the following window.
TGTCACAAACCAACAACGAATTTATACAGGTAAGCAACCAATCTAATCAATCTAAGCTGGTCCGGATGAACGATGGTAGCCTGGCGGTATTGCATCCGGCTTCTGTATTACGTTATCCCTCGCGTTTTAATGGTAGCTCGAGAAATGTCTATCTCAGTGGCGAAGCATTTTTTGAGGTGCATAAAAATCCCCGGAAGCCGTTTTTAGTACATAGCCAGAACATGATTACCCGGGTGTTGGGCACAAGTTTTACAGTGCGGGCCTTCAAAGATGAAAACGCTTTCAAAGTAATAGTTAATACCGGCAAAGTGTTGGTTTATGCAGACAAGCAGCAAGCTCATAAAATTAATGCAAAGTCGGTTACGTTGCTTCCAAATCAAGAAGTAACGTTTGACCATAACCAAATAGTGCTCAAAAAAGATACATTACAGACCCCGTTGTTGTTATCTAAAGAGGTGGCAACGGATAAGTTTACTTTTAATAATGCCCCGCTTAGCCAAATCATAGCCCGATTGAACGAAGCATATGCTATTCACATTGTATATGATCATGAAAAATTGGGCAATCAAACGCTAACCGCATCGCTGTCTGATTTGCCGCTTGATGAAAAGGTAAAATTGATTTGTAAGGCGATCAATGCACAGTGCAGCTTCGATGGGGGACAAATAAAGATACTCAACCCATAACTAACCAAGATTAAACGCTAATCCAAATTATGAACAGAGCCATAACCTATTTCTAAAAAAAGCTGACCGGAAGTACGTCAATACCTCCGGTCAGTAATTAAGCCCTAAAATGATTCACAGCCATTTAATGAGCAGCCGCAGAGCGACCGCATGGGCATTTTGTGTCGAGTTAATAACGAATTAATAACCCAAATCAAAACTATGAAATTTAAACCTGTACTTGTAAAAATTATGAAAATAACATTTTTACAGCTTACACTCCTTTTGTCTGTGCTGGCCAGTGCGATGGCGAGGGAGGTACGGGCTCAGGCGATACTTAAGCAAACAACTTCGCTGAATGAAACTAATGTGACGTTAAACGACGTTTTGAAAAAGCTGGAGAGAGAATATAAGATCAACTTTGTTTACAGCACTCAACTTGTAGACGTAAGTAAGCGCGTAAACGTTTTTGCACAACAGCGTCCTTTAGAAGAAGTGCTTGAGCAAACATTAAAGCCCCTATCGCTCATATTTGAAGCATCGGGCGACGTGATTGTAATCAGAAAGCTTAAATCAGAGGCTTCAGTTTCGGCACAATCAACCACAGCAAGCCGCCTTGTACAGTCGGTAACCGGTAAGGTGGTCGATGAGAAAACAGGGCAGCCATTGTCGGGTGTAACAGTTAAAGTTAAGGGAAGTACCACAGGGGCCACTACCAATGTTAACGGCATCTACAACGTAACAGTAAACGATCCTTCAGCAACGCTTGTGTTTAGCTTTGTTGGTTATGAAGAACAGGAAAAGTTGGTAGGGCAGTCTGCTATTATTAATGTTGTACTGCGGGAAAAAGACAGCAAACTTAATGAGGTAGTTGTGATTGGCTATGCGTCCGAAAAAAAGAGTCAGGTAACGGGCGCTATCAGCAGCATTAAAGCTAAGGACCTGCAGGATCAGCAGTTCACCCGCTTTGACGATGCGCTTCGCGGCCAAGTAGCCGGTGTAAATGTTATTCAAAGCTCTGGAGCACCCGGCTCAACACCTACGGTAAAGATAAGGGGAACCACTTCTATAAATAGCAGCAACCCGCTATATGTTATTGATGGAATAGTGATAGACAATGGCGGGCTGGATAACATCAATCCTGCCGACATTGAATCCATTGATGTACTTAAGGATGCATCCGCTGCAATATACGGATCGCGCGCCTCTGCAGGTGTAGTTATTGTAACCACAAAAAAGGGCAAATTAGGTGTGCCGCAACTTACGTACAATGGTTATTATGGCGTTCAAAACTCCAT
Protein-coding sequences here:
- a CDS encoding FecR family protein → MTPYEHYEVEDFMQDEFFIEWVLHPSENSNAFWSGWLMHNPDRQPVLERARAIVSSITVKPVARELADTEVRSIIDHVRLNGFKTEQPVPTIKILFRTGWFQAAAVILICFTAALLIYRQVDVKQVLSQTNNEFIQVSNQSNQSKLVRMNDGSLAVLHPASVLRYPSRFNGSSRNVYLSGEAFFEVHKNPRKPFLVHSQNMITRVLGTSFTVRAFKDENAFKVIVNTGKVLVYADKQQAHKINAKSVTLLPNQEVTFDHNQIVLKKDTLQTPLLLSKEVATDKFTFNNAPLSQIIARLNEAYAIHIVYDHEKLGNQTLTASLSDLPLDEKVKLICKAINAQCSFDGGQIKILNP